Below is a window of Solanum stenotomum isolate F172 chromosome 7, ASM1918654v1, whole genome shotgun sequence DNA.
attattgtgttgtcgcatcaaatttattagaaaagtcatatatttgttttataagtattttcttattggttaaacgaAAACCGAATCGTTAAGGACCAaaactgataaaaaaatattttattggtttggttattagtttaacatatttaaaaaccgaaaaccaataaaccaaaccgataatacataaaaccgtaccgaaccgaccgatgcacaCGCTACTAAAAGTTTTCTATAAAATCCAAaacaaaatgtttttttttcatcacCATTAACTTGGGGCGTCCTTAGCTTTAACTTAACATTTTTAAGTCAACCTTCTTAtaatcaactttgaattttctTCACACATGCGAAACAAAAATCCACTATGcttacttgtatatatatatatctactaATCTCACATTCATAATCGCAATAACTTGACTTTTTTATCTCTCCACTAGACCTAAAACTCAATGGGGTTGTTCGAAAACACATTGTTCCTCATTTGTTTCATGATATTAGCCATATTTCACTCTTGTGACGCCCAAAATTCACCCCAAGACTATCTTGCGGTTCACAACAATGCTCGTGCTCAAGTCGGGGTTGGGCCTATGTCTTGGGATGACGCCTTGGCAACCAAAGCACAAAAGTACGCCGACTCAAGAAGGGGTGATTGCAACTTGATTCATTCTGGTTCAGGGGAgaaccttgccaagggtagtgGCGACTTCACAGGGAGGAGTGCCTCAGAATTGTGGGTGGCGGAGAAGCCAAACTACAACTATGATACCAACAAATGTGCTAGTGGGAAAGTGTGCGGACACTATACTCAAGTAGTATGGCGTACCTCAGTTCGACTAGGTTGTGGTCGGGCTCGTTGCAACAACGGATGGTGGTTCATTTGTTGCAACTATGCTCCTTCAGGAAACATCGTCGGACGACGTCCTTACTAAAAGTATGTTTACTTATGACATGTTGTATGTATTATTAGTTAATAAAATTCCCCACCTTATATGTCAAGGGGTTTAAGGGATTAAATGGACTtgcataattattattttccctTGATATTACTAGTATGAATAATACCATGCCCATCAGAGTTGGTGAAGGCTTATAACACTACAGTAAAACAGACAAATAGTggcaataaattttatttttagtattattattctctcaaaaatatttaactgTAGTTTGAGTTAATGTCATTGCATTGATCATAGTCACTCAAGGTTTTAGTggtgatataaaaaaaagaaaactcgAGTAGTTGGGCAGGTAAACCTTATACGTTGAATAATTATAGTGGAACTAAAGGACATGATTTCTCTGAAAAGAATTTTTAATGGTAATAATATAATCGTAgcgataataataaatataaatatttataattaatactCTATATAAATATTGCTAAAAAATTTAACGATTCTAAATATAACGACATTATTAACTCAATTACCATTAAATATTCTTATAAAATTTGTTGTCACTACTCACTACTAAATATCTCTTTTGTCACGGTGACGTGAAGTCTTCTCCTTATCTTATCAAATTGGAGGGGTAATTACGAAGTCGTTGAACAGCGTGTAAATATTTGCAAAGAAAATTATGAGAACTTCGagattcagttttttttttccttaaaaaatttaactacaagaatttaatattaaaaactccaaattagtcaaattaactatTTTAACATTAATATAAATAGATTTAAAGAATAACTCGATACTAGCAAgacaaaaatagaaagaaagatTAAATGTAATAAAGTGAGTTAAAATTTAACAGGTTAAAATTAATATTCTTGAGCTTTGTTGTCCCACTTTATTTTTCATCCTGTAATCTTTATGTATACGTTACTTCTTTGATATTTGAGTCCGAAGTCAAAAGGGTCATTTTTTTGCTTCAAAAAACGAAAACggcacatcaaaaaaaaattcgttCTTGACGGAGCAATTTTCTTCTGACAAAAATTAACGTCTAAccattaaaagaaataaaaatcgctACTGTCTAAAAAAAATCAGTATTTCTTTAAAATCGCTGTTATAGCAgcgtttttattaaaaataataattaaaagtaaaatcgctgcaattaaaaaaaaacataaagaacaagttttaaattacataaatttccgGCAgcaaccatttaaaaaaaacaagttttttaaagaaaaaattgttgcCGAGGCagtgattttcatttttaattttcattaaaatcgCTGAGAGGgttaggatttttttaaaaaaagctttttATGAAAATCGCTGccttcagttttttttttttttaatttatttatttaaattcgCTGCAAGggtaggattttttttttaaaaaaaataatttcttaaacaTTATCGCTGCTGTAGCAGCGATTTAACTTCAAAgcccttttttttaatttcttaaacaaaatcactGCTATAGAgcgattttacttttatttttatttttatatagaaaacttaaagaaaaaaagaaaaaaatatttttttgagaaaatcgttgtgatttttatttcttttaacggAACGATGTCAATTTTTGTTAGAACAAAATCGCTCTGCCAGGAAggtttttgcccttttggttaaaaaaaaatttgatgtaccatttttttttttgcagaaaaatagttgtccttttggctccggactcAATTTTATCTCCCCTGGCCTTTTTAACTAAACGTTGAATTGTTTATTCTTTGTTTtaactaggggtgtacatggtcaggttggttcgggtttttcaaatatcaaaccaaactatttgtgtcggatttttaaatttataaaccaaatcaaatcaataaaactcaggttaacctcggattttttcggtaaagtattcatacaaacatataatttacttgtacttcaaatatttctttagtcgtaccaaaatacaactagctatggtgtttcttaagaaaataacacaaaatatgatatgattaatgacactaaaatatccaacaaaaaaataaataatgaaatcacGTAAAACAAATACTGCAAAtaaacaagtcataatgaaaatgatcataatttaaaagtataaattatgctaaaataagtttaataagtattagttacatgactaaatagtaaaggaaattaaaattagattatgtattttaattgtctaaaccaatgtaaaactaaagaacaaatattcaatattattgtcattcttagtgttgaattgattttcatttttgcattagtattaatttggttttgatttaagctttattataattaccaacatatgtggactataatctttattgaaccatttagaattccaagtttcaaacttgaaataatatattaaagataaaaactatgaaaaagtataagaaatatttaaaaattatatcaaagtaaatatttttatgtataaaataaaattttaaaattatatatatataatgtcgggttggtttggtcttgggttgGTTTcatttagttaaaaccaaaccaacccaaatatagtcatttgttttttcaataccaaaccactagtcgaaTTTTTTTTCCGGTTCGACTCGATTTGcgatttgattcgattttcagttcgattttgtacacccctagtttTAACACTACATATACTAGTATTTATTCGTAAATTCAGCTTCAATATATACTTataaagagcaactttcacatatagcaaacataaaaatcatatttgtatgttatagctatagtttgcataattgtgctccatagtaaattttatgtttgctatggagctttagatttgtataattcgctagaaacatccaattttatacaaattgttcagttttgtataaattcatttatacattgtaatttgtataataagatctgtatttatataattataagtgtataagactaaaatatatgtatttatatttgtatatacacttttctctcgctttatacaaacacaaacgcattttatacattttataccgaaatatataaaatggctaattgtataccgaaaatgggtaattgtataccgaatcagatggcaaaaaatgggatgtttactgcgaattacaattaaaataaacaatggctataacatttaatttaaattaataatttgttatttcatacaatttttccagTTTTAGCTTGATGCTTCATATTACTTAATTAGATTCAGCTAATCCAAAAATGTAAATTCTCATTCGAAGTTGCCTAGATATTGTGAGGCAATTAATTTCTACACAAAGGACCAACTATTATTTTCTGATTTATTAAGTGTCAATCGTGatcagtttttttcttttttgtttgaattctaTCCAAATTGATTTTAATGATTAACAAATTTTAGTCTTCTCTCTTTCATAGAATAATTTTATCCCCATACAAGAGGAGTATTCACGGCATGTGCagctcaatattttatttttatttttatttttaaaaaataaaaaaattgaggctaggaaaagagaaaatggtGGTGGGGGTTGGGCGGGGGGGAGGGGGGAATCTTGCTAGAAAGAGCTTTTCAGCTTAATGGAACTTACGTGACATGAAGTCGAATTAATTGGAGTTCTAATAAAGATACCAAACATCgtataaaaaattagaaaataaaattggagCCCTAAGATTTTGAAACCTAAAGCCGTTGCTTTAGTTGCTTCACTACCTCGCTGGCCATGATATATGAAGGTACTACAGAACATAAGTGAGCCCTATCTAGTGGGCAATAATTTCACCGTTCTATGATTTGTATGTAATGGTtgagcatgaaaataatattatacatattttccCTTAATATTACATGAAATATTGCAATGTAAAATCACCTTTGAATTTTCTTCACAtgttaaataaaatttcacaatgtttaaatttaataattttcacAAATTCTATTAGATTTAATAATGAGATTTTGATAAATATCTGATCGAGACCAAAAGTGCTTAAAATTTTAAGGACCAAAATTGCTCCGATCATACAAGAGGGACTATTTTGAAACTACTAAAAAAGATAAGGGACCATTTTTGTCATGTTCNCAGCAAATGATGAGAGACACATTACAAGGAGTATTTAATAAGCCATAGCAAAAATGAATTAACAGATAAGTCTAAGTATCCACCAATAACAAAGTCAACCATTTATTAATTTGAGAACAAATAGTTGCTGGAAAACATATGTATAGCAGCCAATgcataaaaaatgataataataaataaaagggaaGGAAGAAAACACAACAAACAGTGGGGCACGGATCATGTTGACTATGAGCATCAAAGATTATATTTACCAAATTGCGTATAGTTAGTTGATTTGAACTCAAAAAATCCTAAGAATGAGTAACACACACATCAAAGGACATTAGTTCACATACATTCATACAATAAATGATAGAACATGCTAAGGTGAAGATTAATGCATACTTATTCGATTAGAAATCACGAGGGGAGATATTTAGCTCACTTGTAACACTGTATATACATTGATATTCATAActttcttccaaaaaaaataaaaaataataataaaaaaaaaaatccaagcACTTAAACAAACTACGGGTGAGCAAACAGAGATACACTTCTGTTTGGAACACCAAATGCTACTGAATTAAGGCACTCATTTGAACAACAAGTTGATGACCAACATTTCGGCTAGCATCCAACACAAAGAAAACGAAAACTTGATCCAAAACACTACATGTTGAACATTAGGataatcacaattttttttaaaatagagaaGCCAAGTTCTTGCATCCAACAAATATAGGCAATACAACACACACCATATCACTTAATCTTGAGATTCTGCCTTTATTTTGGGGGGAAGCCAAACACCAATAGTAATAGAACTTAAGTGAAACCTTTGATGCTAAGAGACTGTGAAAACTTAAACATGAGTATTCAACGACATTCAAACAAGCGAACTCGAGATGATTGCTAGCGAAATAGATTTAAAATTACCATTGAGAAGCAGTACAACTAGGCATAAAAATAGCAAAATGTGAAGAACACAGATGCTACACATCACTATGCCAGGAATTTAAttacaaacaacaacaatacagACCTCCGAGACTCCGGAAACATCATTTCGAAATATTAAGGACAAAATATTGTAAAAGAAGAGGCGTTACCTTTCCGGGGGCAACGAACTAGAAACGACGAGCTTTGGACAGTGATTCTTCCACAAGATCCAAATATTAATAGCGAGCCAAGAAGTTCAAAACCAACTACAAACAGAAATTTTTCTCGGAACCAAGGATTAGAGAACGGTTTGAAATTTTTCTAGTTTAAAATGACTATTACTTCACATTAAACTTcaactcccaaaaaaaaatcgtCAAAAGAAAAATCCCTCCTCTAAAACCGAAAGCAAAGATGGATTTTTATAGgagaaaaatgaatttgattaGAGGGGAAACggattaaaaatttgaatttcaaatcccccttttttttttccgaaAACAGTAGAAAGGATGGGGCTTTTTGACAAAAGAGGATGAGGGGACAGGATGAGTATGGGCGCTGCATATTTCTAGCCGGATTTTCTGGGATTTGAACGTTGCTTGCTGCTGGATTGTGAGGAAGAAGAACGAAGAATATAGGGGTCGGGTATTGGCATTGTTTTGGAACTGCTATCTGTATGTTTGGACGGGCTGAAGAAGGAAAACATGGGCTGGGTTATTTTGGAATCATTGTGTAATATTGCTAATGTTTGAGAGAATTGGGTTTGGGCTGCCATTGGATAAGAGGGGCTGCTGACAGGGCTTTTGGGCTTTGATTAAATGGCCCAAAACTTGGTCTTTTAATGGGTTAAGGATATCATAAACAATTGGCTAAAAATTGCAACAAgacaaattttcataaattaattaacgagcttcttaatctaaaataaaataaaataattaattaaattataaactaattaatttaattacaaaactaattaatttaattacaaaactaattaactcgaaattataactataacttaaagtaaattaaactaataaaatatttaactaaaaattgtaaaatcctttttgatgattttcaaatatttataaaataacacgattgtaaaaatatacatattcaatacttaaaatgattacaaaaagacaaaattacttttaaaattaacttgcaagtattttgaatttcataaaattcattagttcaaaattacaaccatcactaataaaatattaaaatataaaatctttttgagatgatttttaaatattcataaaatgcattaatcatatacataattatataaaacatatatattatttaaaaattataagagtgacaaaactatttcaaataatttgtaaactatatatattattttttaagtttttataaaactagttattttaaattgttcaaaattgaagaagctcgataattaatttatattgtggaggtccaaaattgggtgtcaacagctgtccctcgtttgacttggattgatgaaagaaattcgaggcaaatgaaattgacgaatccaattttgaccgactacatcttcatctttaggaaagggatttttgtatggattttaggaattatggccgaacctCGGTATTAGGCTttctacatatctcaggctatatgagaattcaggccacttgtagttcgatacgcttgatttgatgcatgattgtgaaagaattcaaaagctaTCTCGATAATGAATTATGAAGAGACCGGAATGCTTGAGAATAGGATTTGAGAGAGGATGACagccgagttttcaacattgagcccgcctacatatccttaAACCTTAGGAATCAAGCtgtttgtagttcgactcgatcgattgaaaaagaaatctattatgctagaTAACCTTTGTTTCTGGAAGAGTGACAAGCAAGTCAAGTATGGAAAGGAgacttgcaacctcttagccatgaatg
It encodes the following:
- the LOC125871866 gene encoding pathogenesis-related leaf protein 4-like isoform X2, which gives rise to MGLFENTLFLICFMILAIFHSCDAQNSPQDYLAVHNNARAQVGVGPMSWDDALATKAQKYADSRRGDCNLIHSGSGENLAKGSGDFTGRSASELWVAEKPNYNYDTNKCASGKVCGHYTQVVWRTSVRLGCGRARCNNGWWFICCNYAPSGNIVGRRPY
- the LOC125871866 gene encoding pathogenesis-related leaf protein 4-like isoform X1, which codes for MGLFENTLFLICFMILAIFHSCDAQNSPQDYLAVHNNARAQVGVGPMSWDDALATKAQKYADSRRGDCNLIHSGSGENLAKGSGDFTGRSASELWVAEKPNYNYDTNKCASGKVCGHYTQVVWRTSVRLGCGRARCNNGWWFISCNYDPVGNYVGQRPY